The Microbacterium sulfonylureivorans sequence CATGGTCCGAGCCTAACCCGCGGTCCTCCGACGCAACCGAGACTGTCCCCAGGCCCAGCCGGCGATGGCTGCGCGGCCCGGTCTCACGAATTCCTCTACAGCTTCGCGATCGGCGCGATCTTGATCAGCAGCTTCTTCGGTCCGGCGGTGTCGAAGCGCACGTGCGCGACGCGCTTCGCGCCCTCGCCGGTGACGGCATCCACTCGACCCTCACCGAAGTCGTCGTGGCGGATGCGGTCGCCCGGGGCGAGTTCGAGGTCGCCGTTGTCGCGCACCTTCGCCGGGATCTTGTTGGCGAACCGGTCGATCGAGCCGCTCGGCTCTCGCCGTGCGAGGGGAACGAGGTCGTCGCCGTAGCGCTTGCCCGAACCGCCGTACCCGGAGCCCGACTGACGGCGGGCGTTGAGGGCCCGCGACTGCGTTCCCCCGCGGGAGTTGACGTCACCGGGCGACTGACGCCAGTTCAGCAGCTCGTTGGGAATCTCCTGCAGGAAGCGGCTCGGCATGGCCACGGTCACCTCGCCGAACTGCGCGCGGGTCATCGCGAGCGACAGGTAGAGGCGCTTGCGAGCGCGCGTGATGCCGACGTAGAAGAGCCGCCGCTCCTCCTGCGGTCCGCCGGGCTCGCCGGCCGAGATCCGGTGCGGGATCAGGTCCTCTTCGACGCCGGTGACGAACACCGCGTCGTACTCCAGGCCCTTCGCGGTGTGGAGGGTCATGAGCGACACCGAGCCCGAGGCATCCTCCAGATCATCCGCGTCGGAGACGAGGGCGACCTCGGCCAGGAAGTCGATGACCGTCCCCTCGGGGTTGTTGCGCGCGAACTCCCGCGCGACGGCGACGAGCTCGTCGAGGTTCTCGATGCGCGCCTCGTCTTGAGCGTCCTTGCTCGCGCGCAGCGCGTCGTAGTACCCGCTCCGGTTCAGCAGCAGCTGCAGCCCTTCGGCCACCGCGGTGGGAGGCGCAAGTTCGCCCGTGGCGGGCAGCATGAGAGCGGATGCCTCGGCCAGCACCGTGTCGAGATGCGCGATGGCCGCCTGGATCTTGGGGCCGACCCCAAGTGCCGAGGAGTTCGCAAGCGCGTCACGGAAGGTGATCTGCTCGTCCTGCGCGTAGCGCGAGATGGCCTCGATCGTGACGTCGCCGATGCCGCGCCGCGGCCGGTTGATGATGCGGCGCATCGCCATCTCGTCGGCGGGATTCGACACCGCGACGAGGTAGGCCAGGGCGTCCTTGATCTCGGCGCGCTCGTAGAACTTCGTGCCGCCCATGATCTTGTAGGGCACGGCCGAGCGGATGAAGATCTCTTCCAGCGCACGGGACTGCGAGTTGGTGCGGTAGAAGACCGCCATCTGCGAGTAGTCGATGCCCGCCTTGCGGAGCACCTCGACCTCGTCGGCGACGAACTGGGCCTCGTCGTGCTGCGAGTAGCCGGTGAACCCGACGATCTGCTCGCCCGCGCCGACATCGGTCCACAGCTTCTTGTCTTTGCGATCGAAGTTATTGCTGATGACCGCGTTCGCGGCCGAGAGGATGTTCTGCGTCGAGCGGTAGTTCTGCTCGAGCAGCACGACCTTTGCGCCTGGATAGTCGCGCTCGAACTCGCTGATGTTGCGGATGTCGGCGCCGCGGAACGCATAGATCGACTGGTCGGAGTCGCCGACCACGGTGAGCGACGCGCCCGCCTTGTCGGGATCGTCGGCCGGGTCGGCGTCGAAGATCATCATTCCGCCAGACGACGCGATAGGCCCGGCATCCGATCCGATCGGGCGCGTCAGCTCGTGGATCAGCGCGTACTGCGCGTGGTTGGTGTCTTGATACTCGTCGACGAGGATGTGCCGGAATCGGCGCCGGTACACGTCGGCCACGTGCGGGAACGCACGGAACAGGAACACGGTCTGGCCGATGAGGTCGTCGAAGTCGAAGGCGTTGGCCCGCTGGAGTTCTCGCTGGTACGCGGCGAACAGCTCGACGAAGACGCGCTCGGCGGGATCGCTCATGTTGGCCGACCGCGCGTAGGACTCGGCATCCGACAGCTCGTTCTTGAGCTTCGAGATGCGGCTCTGGGTTGCCGCAGGCGTCAGGCCGTACGCGTCGGCCTCGTGCTCCTTCACCAGGCGCTTGATGAGCGCACGCGAGTCGCCGGAGTCGTAGATCGTGAACGCCTTCGTGAAGCCGAACTGCTCGGCCTCGCGGCGGAGGATGCGCACGCACGCGGAGTGGAACGTCGAGATCCACATGCCCCGCGCGGTGTCGCCGACGAGCTGCTCGACGCGCTCGCGCATCTCGCCCGCGGCTTTGTTCGTGAAGGTGATGGCGAGGATCTGGCTCGGCCACGCCTCGCGGGTGCGCAGCAGGCTCGCGATGCGTCGGGTCAGCACGCTCGTCTTGCCCGAACCGGCGCCGGCCACGATGAGGAGCGCCTGGCCGCGGTAGGTGACGGCGTCGCGCTGCGGTGCGTTGAGACCGGCGAGGAGGTCGTCGTCGGGGCGCGCGTCGCCGGGCTGAGGACCGCGATCTCCGCCGACGATGAGAGGAA is a genomic window containing:
- a CDS encoding ATP-dependent helicase is translated as MTDASIPLIVGGDRGPQPGDARPDDDLLAGLNAPQRDAVTYRGQALLIVAGAGSGKTSVLTRRIASLLRTREAWPSQILAITFTNKAAGEMRERVEQLVGDTARGMWISTFHSACVRILRREAEQFGFTKAFTIYDSGDSRALIKRLVKEHEADAYGLTPAATQSRISKLKNELSDAESYARSANMSDPAERVFVELFAAYQRELQRANAFDFDDLIGQTVFLFRAFPHVADVYRRRFRHILVDEYQDTNHAQYALIHELTRPIGSDAGPIASSGGMMIFDADPADDPDKAGASLTVVGDSDQSIYAFRGADIRNISEFERDYPGAKVVLLEQNYRSTQNILSAANAVISNNFDRKDKKLWTDVGAGEQIVGFTGYSQHDEAQFVADEVEVLRKAGIDYSQMAVFYRTNSQSRALEEIFIRSAVPYKIMGGTKFYERAEIKDALAYLVAVSNPADEMAMRRIINRPRRGIGDVTIEAISRYAQDEQITFRDALANSSALGVGPKIQAAIAHLDTVLAEASALMLPATGELAPPTAVAEGLQLLLNRSGYYDALRASKDAQDEARIENLDELVAVAREFARNNPEGTVIDFLAEVALVSDADDLEDASGSVSLMTLHTAKGLEYDAVFVTGVEEDLIPHRISAGEPGGPQEERRLFYVGITRARKRLYLSLAMTRAQFGEVTVAMPSRFLQEIPNELLNWRQSPGDVNSRGGTQSRALNARRQSGSGYGGSGKRYGDDLVPLARREPSGSIDRFANKIPAKVRDNGDLELAPGDRIRHDDFGEGRVDAVTGEGAKRVAHVRFDTAGPKKLLIKIAPIAKL